One Salmo trutta chromosome 24, fSalTru1.1, whole genome shotgun sequence genomic region harbors:
- the LOC115160625 gene encoding collagen alpha-3(VI) chain-like has protein sequence MRKHRMLPLCALLGVLFAGLLPKLDAQEEAQESADLVLLIDGSENVGAANFPRVRDLAMKVIEGLDVGRDTIRVAVALYSADPEVQFFLNTYENKAAVLDAVKAIQFTGSNEANLGAALEKVAESLLSPPSGGRAEEGVPQALVVISAGPSNDDFSAGDRALKAANVITFGVVVGGMATAELETIATDKSFVLSAPDFRAVASMGDQLLPYVNGVAQGTIVVQNEFTEALEVGKRDIIFLIDSTMGATTINSLREFIKRFVDTMPIGPDQVQVGVAQFSNAARLEIDLNAYGSKEDLNAALGRLKPRPGQVVNIGVALDFVRTNMLRADKGSRIQQGVPQLVLLMTSKKSIDSVGQAAEALQRMGVLTLAAGSKTADEQELKQIAFDESLVFMLNDFRILLRNPGMIVSLLSTLSGVVVTEGPTEPVVEITTVQTQRVVRDIVFMVDGSSYIGGANLPYVRDFIVGVVNLLDVRPDRVRIGLMQFAENPKIEFYLNTHNTKQDVLAKVGQLRLMGGSALNTGAAMDYALTNMFQASTGSRKRQGVQQVLLLITGGPSQDEVKKIADKVAVAGVLTFTVSAGQADEAYLKTVAFVPNLAYHESRFSSLPSVVEQIMTPLINVVGDTDISVTDIEITKEPAVVGGERDVAFLIDGSDNVRADFPYIRDFIIKVIEPLDIGQDRVRISVVQHSERPAPNFYLNTYKDKAEVLRAVNDLRLAGGRNLNTGMALKFMKDTILSPVHGSRAAQNVPQFLIVLTGGKSKDSVKESAGALKTDGVVPFGVGVKDADPKQIETISHNPSFAFNVKEFSQLNMVQQRLNSYVSLPKEELKVILDQASVHAISVHTDAVKRDIVFLLDGSDGTRSGFPAVQDFIQSIVGKLSVEENRDRVSVVQYADKPEAHFYLNSHKTKDAIINAVSKMRHKGGRSLNTGAALQFVRHRVFTASSGSRRLEGVPQILILLTSKKSRDDVKGPAVALKDLEIVSLGVGVGDANVRELEIISFQPGFTYQVTEFSELPTIQPQLVATLKRLLKDTEESVAPVTPGIPDLVDAAQRDIVFLLDGSDDTRSGFPAMLGFVQRVVENVNVGENKDRVSVVQYSRNPEAHFLLNTYPEKQSVLSSIRSLKHKGGRPLNTGAALQYVKDNVFTSSSGSRGQEGVPQILILLSGGRSQDDVGGAAVALKQNRIVPFCIGTRNADILELQIIARFPSYALSVPWFDDLESIEQQLLSLVKRVPRQPRVYQPTVVGKELFLYLSSLAI, from the exons CACAAGAGTCAGCTGACCTTGTACTCTTAATTGACGGATCTGAGAATGTTGGAGCGGCCAACTTCCCCCGTGTGCGCGATTTGGCTATGAAAGTCATTGAGGGCCTTGATGTGGGCAGGGACACAATTCGGGTGGCCGTGGCTCTGTACAGCGCGGACCCCGAGGTTCAGTTCTTTCTAAATACCTATGAGAACAAAGCCGCTGTCCTGGATGCAGTGAAGGCCATTCAGTTCACAGGCAGCAATGAGGCTAACCTTGGAGCCGCCTTGGAGAAAGTCGCTGAGAGCCTGTTGAGTCCGCCATCAGGGGGCAGGGCAGAGGAGGGGGTGCCCCAAGCTCTGGTGGTTATCAGTGCTGGACCGTCCAATGACGATTTCAGTGCGGGTGACAGGGCCCTTAAGGCAGCAAACGTTATCACGTTTGGCGTAGTGGTCGGCGGCATGGCCACCGCCGAGCTGGAGACTATCGCCACAGACAAGAGCTTTGTTCTGTCGGCCCCCGATTTCAGGGCAGTGGCAAGCATGGGTGACCAGCTGCTACCATACGTTAACGGGGTGGCCCAGGGTACCATTGTCGTTCAGAATGAATTCACAGAAG CCTTGGAAGTGGGAAAAAGGGACATAATTTTTCTCATTGACAGCACTATGGGTGCCACAACGATCAACTCTCTTCGTGAGTTTATCAAAAGGTTTGTTGACACCATGCCAATCGGACCGGACCAAGTGCAAGTAGGTGTGGCCCAGTTCAGCAATGCCGCCAGGCTTGAGATAGACCTGAACGCATATGGATCCAAGGAGGACCTGAATGCGGCTCTGGGAAGACTCAAGCCAAGACCGGGACAAGTGGTGAACATCGGGGTGGCCCTGGACTTTGTGAGGACCAACATGCTGAGGGCTGACAAGGGGAGTCGTATTCAGCAGGGTGTGCCCCAGCTGGTGCTGTTGATGACCAGTAAAAAGTCCATTGACAGTGTGGGGCAGGCTGCTGAGGCACTGCAGCGCATGGGGGTTCTGACCCTGGCCGCTGGCTCTAAGACTGCCGATGAGCAGGAGCTGAAGCAGATTGCCTTTGATGAGAGTTTGGTGTTCATGCTGAATGACTTCCGCATTTTGCTTCGCAACCCAGGGATgattgtctctctcctctccactctatCTGGGGTTGTGGTGACTGAGGGACCCACAGAGCCAG TGGTTGAAATTACAACAGTGCAGACCCAGAGAGTAGTCAGAGACATTGTCTTTATGGTGGATGGCTCTAGCTACATTGGGGGTGCCAATCTTCCATATGTGCGGGATTTCATTGTCGGCGTGGTAAACCTGCTGGATGTGCGGCCCGACAGGGTGCGCATTGGCCTTATGCAGTTTGCAGAGAACCCAAAGATCGAATTCTACctgaacacacacaacacaaagcaAGATGTGCTGGCTAAAGTTGGTCAGCTCAGGCTAATGGGAGGGTCTGCTTTGAACACTGGAGCGGCTATGGATTATGCCCTTACCAACATGTTCCAGGCCTCGACTGGGTCACGTAAGAGGCAGGGTGTCCAACAGGTGCTTCTCCTGATCACTGGAGGCCCATCCCAGGATGAGGTTAAAAAGATTGCAGACAAAGTGGCTGTGGCGGGTGTACTGACCTTCACAGTCAGTGCTGGCCAGGCAGATGAGGCCTACTTGAAAACGGTCGCTTTCGTCCCAAACTTGGCTTACCATGAAAGCAGATTTTCTAGCCTACCAAGTGTTGTTGAACAGATCATGACTCCTTTGATTAATGTGGTCGGCGACACAGACATCTCAGTAACAGACATTGAAATAACCAAGGAACCTG CAGTTGTTGGAGGCGAGAGGGATGTTGCATTCCTGATTGATGGCTCGGATAATGTCCGAGCAGATTTCCCCTACATCCGGGACTTTATCATCAAAGTCATTGAGCCTCTTGATATTGGACAAGATAGAGTACGGATTTCAGTTGTCCAACATAGTGAGAGGCCAGCTCCCAACTTCTACCTGAATACATATAAGGATAAAGCTGAAGTGTTAAGGGCCGTTAATGATCTAAGACTGGCCGGTGGAAGGAATCTAAACACCGGAATGGCCTTGAAATTCATGAAGGACACTATTCTGTCCCCGGTTCATGGTAGCCGTGCGGCCCAAAATGTCCCCCAGTTTTTGATAGTTTTGACCGGAGGCAAGTCAAAGGATAGCGTGAAGGAATCTGCTGGCGCTTTAAAGACCGATGGAGTGGTACCGTTTGGCGTTGGTGTCAAGGATGCAGACCCTAAGCAAATCGAGACCATTTCTCACAACCCATCCTTTGCTTTCAATGTGAAGGAATTCAGCCAGCTCAATATGGTACAACAAAGGCTCAATAGCTATGTGAGCCTTCCCAAGGAAGAGCTGAAGGTCATTCTGGACCAAG CCTCGGTTCATGCGATCTCAGTTCATACTGATGCTGTGAAAAGAGATATTGTATTCCTGCTGGATGGTTCTGATGGCACAAGGAGTGGATTCCCAGCAGTGCAAGATTTTATTCAAAGTATAGTGGGTAAACTATctgtggaggagaacagagacagagtttCTGTGGTTCAGTACGCTGACAAACCAGAGGCCCATTTCTATCTGAACTCTCACAAAACAAAGGATGCCATTATTAATGCTGTAAGTAAAATGAGACACAAGGGTGGAAGGAGCCTAAACACTGGGGCTGCTCTCCAGTTTGTAAGACACCGTGTCTTTACTGCCTCCTCTGGCAGTAGACGACTGGAAGGTGTGCCCCAGATCCTGATTCTTTTGACTAGCAAGAAATCCAGAGATGATGTTAAGGGCCCTGCTGTAGCTCTTAAAGATCTGGAAATTGTGTCATTGGGGGTCGGAGTTGGGGACGCCAATGTCCGTGAATTGGAAATTATTTCCTTCCAACCTGGTTTCACATACCAGGTCACCGAGTTCTCTGAGCTGCCCACAATCCAGCCACAGCTTGTTGCTACGCTTAAAAGACTGTTGAAAGACACCGAAGAATCAGTAGCTCCTGTGACACCTGGGATTCCTGATTTAGTAG ATGCTGCACAGAGAGACATAGTGTTCCTATTGGATGGGTCTGATGATACTAGGAGTGGATTTCCAGCAATGCTTGGCTTTGTTCAAAGAGTAGTGGAAAACGTCAATGTTGGAGAGAACAAAGATCGAGTTTCTGTGGTCCAGTACAGCAGAAATCCAGAGGCCCATTTCTTACTGAACACATATCCAGAAAAACAAAGTGTTCTAAGTTCTATTCGAAGCCTAAAGCACAAAGGGGGTAGACCACTCAACACTGGGGCAGCCCTGCAGTATGTAAAGGACAACGTCTTCACTTCCTCCTCTGGAAGCAGAGGCCAAGAGGGCGTCCCTCAGATACTGATACTGCTGAGTGGTGGCAGATCTCAAGATGATGTTGGAGGTGCTGCTGTTGCTTTGAAACAGAACAGAATTGTACCATTCTGTATTGGTACAAGGAATGCAGACATATTAGAGCTCCAAATAATAGCTCGTTTCCCCTCCTATGCTCTTTCTGTCCCTTGGTTTGATGACCTTGAAAGCATTGAACAGCAGCTTTTGTCACTTGTAAAAAGGGTCCCTCGTCAGCCAAGAGTTTATCAACCAACTGTAGTAGGTAAGGAGTtatttctctacctctcttcatTAGCCATTTAA